Proteins encoded within one genomic window of Vigna radiata var. radiata cultivar VC1973A unplaced genomic scaffold, Vradiata_ver6 scaffold_251, whole genome shotgun sequence:
- the LOC106754508 gene encoding uncharacterized protein LOC106754508 has translation MAGKQSKVRKPEVFGKGKVTPNQIAFIVDRYLCDNNFSITRSSFRTEASSLIANSPIHEAPKSLLTLGEMLDEYICLKEQKVMLDQERVVVEQEKKRVQMLLQGMQNVMTAYNASGNLSAAVPAAKSTVAAITQPTYTLKSQPGIHTSAQSKSNTLPLPQSSNSNAGSGNISTQTLTVSDRKRKDTKAVDDPLTAKKPRGRSSNRKVVVQGQTTLQQSGNAVNTMVAQPSAVQSSPENCIPRESQVQGSNVAKCLFNQSTTSVPSNSPVPKTPPRTKSSHGDTHISPAEISSIAVTPSRCTVISTKRVMVSPAKQMAYIEMSRCISPVKANSEKINKRDHVRSRLNFDAADVPGSSYNPLSNEISTSESEKELDIFDIDFPNFDALGMDFSFTEMLNDLDFSCEGIDFSSHPTPSPSMDNASGSSHECNDNHATPEFSAVAEVLCEKDMKILGPDGLSAMKSVTKSITVISPEKNHQQSVDKENCT, from the exons ATGGCGGGGAAGCAATCCAAAGTCCGAAAGCCAGAGGTGTTTGGGAAAGGAAAGGTCACGCCTAATCAGATTGCTTTCATCGTTGACAGATACCTATGCGACAACAACTTCTCCATCACTCGCTCTTCCTTCAGAACCGAAGCTTCTTCCCTCATCGCCAATTCACCCATCCACGAG GCTCCAAAGTCTTTGTTGACTTTGGGGGAGATGCTGGATGAGTATATCTGCCTGAAGGAGCAGAAAGTGATGTTGGATCAGGAGCGGGTTGTTGTAGAGCAAGAGAAGAAACGGGTTCAGATGTTGTTGCAAGGCATGCAGAATGTAATGACTGCTTACAATGCTAGTGGAAACCTCTCTGCTGCAGTGCCTGCTGCAAAATCTACCGTTGCAGCTATTACTCAACCCACATATACTCTCAAATCTCAACCAG GAATCCACACTTCTGCACAAAGCAAATCGAACACCCTGCCACTGCCTCAATCTAGCAATTCTAATGCTGGGAGTGGAAACATCTCAACACAAACACTGACTGTATCTGACAGAAAGAGAAAGGATACTAAAGCTGTGGATGATCCATTGACTGCTAAAAAACCTCGTGGAAGATCATCCAATAGGAAAGTTGTTGTCCAAG GTCAAACTACTCTGCAACAATCTGGTAATGCTGTCAATACAATGGTAGCTCAGCCTTCTGCCGTTCAATCTTCACCCGAGAACTGCATACCCAGGGAGTCACAAGTCCAGGGATCCAATGTTGCTAAATGTTTATTCAACCAGTCTACAACTTCTGTTCCAAGTAATTCACCAGTTCCAAAGACACCTCCTAGAACAAAATCTTCTCACGGTGATACACATATATCTCCTGCGGAGATTTCTTCAATAGCGGTTACACCCAGTCGGTGCACAGTGATTTCAACAAAGAGAGTTATGGTCAGCCCTGCAAAACAGATGGCTTACATAGAGATGAGTCGTTGTATTTCTCCTGTCAAGGCAAATTCAGAGAAGATAAATAAGAGGGATCATGTTAGAAGCAGGTTGAACTTTGATGCTGCTGATGTGCCTGGGAGCTCGTACAATCCATTGTCCAATGAGATTTCTACATCCGAGTCTGAAAAGGAACTGGACATATTTGACATTGATTTTCCTAATTTTGATGCCTTAGGGATGGACTTCTCCTTCACAGAAATGTTAAATGATCTAGATTTTTCTTGTGAAGGCATAGATTTTTCTAGCCATCCAACACCAAGTCCTTCAATGGATAATGCTTcagg GTCATCTCATGAATGCAATGATAATCATGCTACACCTGAGTTTTCAGCTGTGGCTGAAGTACTATGTGAGAAAGACATGAAAATACTGG GCCCTGATGGTTTGTCTGCAATGAAATCTGTCACAAAAAGCATAACAGTTATAAGCCCCg AGAAAAATCACCAGCAGTCTGTGGATAAGGAAAATTGTACATAA
- the LOC106754509 gene encoding fructose-1,6-bisphosphatase, chloroplastic: MVAMAAATASSQLIFSKPCSPSRLCPFQLGVFDTKSVLSSSSSRRRHVGRSGVRCMAVGEATTETKRRSGYELQTLTNWLLKQEQAGVIDAELTIVLSSISMACKQIASLVQRANISNLTGVQGAVNVQGEDQKKLDVVSNEVFSNCLRSSGRTGIIASEEEDVPVAVEESYSGNYIVVFDPLDGSSNIDAAVSTGSIFGIYSPNDECLADIGDDPTLGTTEQRCVVNVCQPGSNLLAAGYCMYSSSIIFVLTLGKGVFAFTLDPMYGEFVLTQENLQIPRAGKIYAFNEGNYQLWDDKLKKYIDDLKDPGPSGKPYSARYIGSLVGDFHRTLLYGGIYGYPRDKKSKNGKLRLLYECAPMSFIVEQAGGKGSDGHQRILDIQPVEIHQRVPLYIGSVEEVEKVEKYLA; this comes from the exons ATGGTTGCAATGGCAGCAGCAACAGCATCCTCCCAGTTGATTTTCTCAAAGCCTTGCTCCCCCTCACGTCTGTGCCCCTTCCAACTTGGTGTCTTTGATACCAAATCAGTGCTATCAAGTTCAAGTAGCAGGAGAAGGCATGTGGGTAGGTCTGGAGTGAGGTGCATGGCTGTGGGGGAAGCAACCACAGAAACCAAGAGAAGAAGTGGATACGAGCTTCAAACACTCACTAACTGGTTGCTGAAGCAAGAGCAAGCTGGAGTGATTGATGCAGAACTCACTATTGTGCTGTCTAGTATTTCCATGGCATGCAAGCAAATTGCTTCTTTGGTGCAAAGAGCTAACATTTCCAACCTTACCGGGGTTCAAGGAGCTGTGAATGTTCAAGGGGAAGACCAGAAAAAGCTTGATGTTGTTTCAAATGAG GTTTTCTCAAACTGCTTGAGGTCAAGTGGGAGGACAGGAATAATAGCATCAGAAGAAGAGGATGTGCCAGTGGCAGTTGAAGAGAGTTATTCTGGCAACTACATTGTAGTGTTTGACCCACTTGATGGATCATCCAATATTGATGCTGCAGTGTCAACTGGGTCCATTTTTGGAATATACAGCCCCAATGATGAATGTCTTGCTGACATTGGTGATGACCCCACA CTTGGCACAACAGAACAAAGGTGTGTTGTGAATGTGTGCCAACCTGGAAGCAACCTTCTTGCTGCTGGTTACTGCATGTATTCTAGCTCAATCATCTTTGTTCTCACACTTGGAAAAGGAGTGTTTGCGTTTACACTGGACCCTATGTATGGAGAATTCGTTTTGACTCAGGAAAACCTCCAGATACCTAGAGCAGGCAAAATTTATGCTTTCAATGAAGGAAATTATCAGTTGTGGGATGATaagttaaagaaatatattgatgATCTCAAGGACCCTGGTCCTAGTGGGAAGCCTTATTCTGCAAGGTACATTGGTAGCCTGGTAGGAGACTTCCACAGGACACTACTATATGGTGGCATTTATGGGTACCCCAGAgataaaaaaagcaaaaatggGAAGCTCAGGCTTCTATATGAATGTGCTCCCATGAGCTTCATTGTAGAACAGGCTGGTGGGAAAGGTTCAGATGGCCATCAGAGAATACTGGACATTCAACCGGTGGAG ATTCATCAACGTGTGCCACTATACATTGGGAGCGTAGAAGAGGtagagaaggtggaaaagtaCTTGGCTTAA